Below is a genomic region from Hippea sp. KM1.
TTAGAGGCATCAAAGTGGGTTATCCTGCCTATTCCGCTTATACCCTTACAGGCGTTTTCAAAACTCTCCTTAGCATTCAGGCCAACGGGCGTTATGGCTCCAACACCTGTTACAACAACCCTTCGCATTGCTCTCTCTTATTTATTTAAATGGGATTCAACATAATCGATGGCATCCTGAACGGTTACGATCTTCTGGGCATCGGAGTCCGGAATGTCGATGCCAAACTTCTCCTCCATAGCCATAACAAGCTCAACCGTATCCAGGGAATCTGCTCCCAGATCCTCAATGAACTTGGCCTCAGGCTTAACCTCATCCTCGTCCACACCCAACTGCTCAATAACGATCTTCTTTACTTCCTCTGCTACATTCATCTTACAAACCCCCTTTTTATTTTTAAATATATAATCCGCCACTTATATTGATGACTTCGCCCGTTATGTATGAAGCTTCCTCGCTCAGTAGAAATTCAACCAGGTTGGCCACATCCTCCACGCTGCCCAAACGACCGAGGG
It encodes:
- the acpP gene encoding acyl carrier protein, translated to MNVAEEVKKIVIEQLGVDEDEVKPEAKFIEDLGADSLDTVELVMAMEEKFGIDIPDSDAQKIVTVQDAIDYVESHLNK